A genomic window from Acidobacteriota bacterium includes:
- a CDS encoding Stp1/IreP family PP2C-type Ser/Thr phosphatase, with amino-acid sequence MGGLSLIPAKEIFVSVFAQTDVGMKRQANEDTYLIADLNSGNSNLRFGVTSHRVGDRGSLMIVSDGMGGHRAGDVASDLATQIVLDSLLNFPETLQASERLDRATRIANRIVCNCSEKNPELAGMGTTMTAVLVEGTNAYISQVGDSRAYLIRDDDITQLTRDQSLLQLLLDTGQLEPTDAASQPNNVIMQAIGISPYLEPEITNVELRRDDYLVICSDGLSNKIEPQEILEVVQAAVRLDIACRKLVAMANARGGEDNITVIIARFDGEAFDSRSRNEILRVHSIN; translated from the coding sequence ATGGGTGGTCTATCTTTAATTCCGGCGAAAGAGATTTTTGTTTCGGTTTTCGCACAAACCGATGTGGGAATGAAACGCCAAGCCAACGAGGATACTTACTTGATTGCCGATTTAAATTCAGGAAATTCCAATCTCCGGTTCGGCGTGACCTCGCACAGAGTCGGCGACCGTGGCAGTTTGATGATTGTATCGGACGGCATGGGCGGACACCGCGCCGGTGATGTAGCAAGCGATCTGGCAACCCAAATCGTTCTGGATTCCTTGCTCAATTTCCCGGAAACCTTGCAGGCGAGCGAGCGTTTGGATAGAGCCACGCGCATTGCCAATCGCATCGTTTGCAATTGCTCGGAAAAAAATCCTGAGCTTGCCGGAATGGGCACGACGATGACCGCCGTTTTGGTCGAAGGCACGAATGCTTATATTTCACAGGTCGGTGATTCACGCGCCTATTTAATCAGAGACGATGACATCACCCAGCTCACCAGAGATCAATCGCTTCTGCAATTGCTGCTTGATACCGGACAGCTTGAGCCAACCGATGCCGCGAGCCAGCCGAACAATGTGATTATGCAGGCAATAGGCATTTCACCGTATCTCGAACCGGAAATTACCAATGTCGAATTGCGCCGTGATGATTATCTGGTGATTTGCAGCGACGGGTTATCGAATAAAATCGAGCCGCAGGAAATTCTCGAAGTGGTTCAAGCTGCCGTGCGACTCGATATTGCCTGCCGCAAACTGGTGGCGATGGCGAATGCCCGGGGCGGTGAAGATAACATCACGGTCATCATTGCGCGCTTTGATGGCGAAGCCTTTGATTCACGAAGCCGAAACGAAATATTGAGAGTACATAGCATCAACTAG
- a CDS encoding HNH endonuclease gives MRVSSKIKQLNEIKMTGQRETIKQIPLTRGRVAIVDAEDYSWLSQYKWFYSSKGYASTKINYKHIYMHRMILDAPKGLEVDHINLDTLDNRRQNIRLATKSQNQANCPKHNGTQSTYKGVHIANNKHKKAWQAQTTFQGRKYSFGTFENECHAAMVYDIYAKDMFGEFANLNFPNAIHGGKL, from the coding sequence GTGCGCGTTTCCTCCAAGATAAAACAATTAAATGAAATCAAAATGACCGGCCAACGAGAAACCATTAAACAAATACCCCTAACAAGAGGTAGGGTTGCAATAGTTGATGCTGAAGATTATAGCTGGTTAAGTCAGTATAAATGGTTCTACAGCTCTAAGGGGTACGCTAGCACTAAAATAAACTACAAGCATATTTATATGCACCGGATGATTCTTGATGCGCCAAAGGGACTGGAAGTAGATCACATCAACCTGGACACCTTGGATAATCGCAGGCAAAACATCCGACTTGCTACGAAGTCACAGAACCAGGCGAACTGTCCGAAGCATAACGGCACGCAATCTACCTATAAAGGAGTCCATATTGCCAACAATAAACACAAGAAAGCTTGGCAAGCTCAGACCACATTCCAAGGAAGAAAGTATAGCTTTGGCACATTCGAGAACGAGTGCCATGCAGCAATGGTATACGATATTTACGCTAAAGATATGTTCGGAGAATTTGCAAACTTGAATTTTCCAAACGCCATTCACGGAGGCAAGCTATGA
- a CDS encoding DUF1003 domain-containing protein codes for MNSSKERLKALQAIQAKKEALAKHITRAHEQEHAPTHVSRIETAKKFIGDELKKLTPQEREIIERFVNHRQVARNVTSEYEEQLTFGEKLADRFAEVMGSWRFIVAQTILLTIWVILNITAFINHWDPYPFILLNLALSFQAAYAAPIIMMSQNRQADKDRLQSRNDYEVNLKAEMEILQLHEKFNDLRDSLWVELVEMQQQQLEILEEIVKHIRVQEDPTNEDEPV; via the coding sequence ATGAACAGTTCAAAAGAGAGATTGAAAGCCCTGCAGGCGATTCAAGCCAAAAAAGAAGCCCTCGCAAAACATATTACACGCGCTCACGAACAGGAACATGCTCCGACTCACGTCAGTCGTATTGAGACTGCCAAAAAATTTATCGGCGATGAATTGAAAAAACTGACGCCGCAGGAACGCGAAATCATCGAACGTTTCGTCAATCACCGGCAGGTCGCCCGCAACGTCACTTCCGAATATGAAGAGCAATTGACCTTTGGCGAAAAACTCGCGGATCGTTTTGCCGAGGTGATGGGGTCATGGCGCTTCATCGTTGCGCAAACCATTTTGCTTACCATCTGGGTCATTTTAAATATTACCGCTTTTATTAATCACTGGGACCCCTATCCGTTTATCCTGCTCAATCTCGCGCTTTCATTTCAAGCCGCTTATGCTGCGCCGATTATTATGATGAGTCAAAACCGGCAGGCTGATAAAGACCGTCTGCAATCGCGCAACGATTATGAAGTCAATCTGAAGGCGGAAATGGAAATCCTGCAACTGCATGAAAAGTTCAATGATTTGCGCGATTCGCTGTGGGTTGAACTGGTGGAGATGCAACAACAGCAACTCGAAATTCTCGAAGAGATTGTCAAACATATCCGCGTGCAGGAAGACCCCACTAACGAAGATGAACCGGTTTGA
- a CDS encoding helix-turn-helix transcriptional regulator, producing the protein MTKSVFTERYQTLISLLINARQAQGLSQRELASKLNTAHSFVAKYELGERRLDVIEFLDIVKALEADPVKIIKQLVEK; encoded by the coding sequence ATGACAAAATCCGTCTTCACCGAGCGGTATCAAACTCTTATTTCCTTACTGATTAACGCACGGCAGGCCCAAGGGCTTTCCCAGAGAGAACTGGCTTCAAAGCTAAACACGGCTCATTCGTTCGTCGCTAAGTATGAGTTAGGAGAGCGCAGGCTGGATGTTATTGAATTCCTTGATATAGTCAAGGCACTGGAAGCCGATCCTGTAAAGATAATTAAGCAGCTTGTGGAAAAGTGA